The sequence AGGCATTCCGGAGTCGCCGTCGACCTGGCGGTCCACGGCAGCCGGCCCGAACTGGCCCCGGGCGTGGACCTCGCCGCTTACCGGGTCGTGCAGGAAGGTCTCACCAACGCGGTCCGGCACGCCGCGGGGGCGCGGGTGTCGGTGACGGTGGAGTACGCGCCCGGCGAACTGCGGGTCGAGGTGGCCGACAGCGGCGGCGCGCCACGCACCCCCGCGCCCCCGGGCGGCGGGCGGGGCCTGGTGGGCCTGCGCGAACGGCTCGCGGTGTACGGCGGTACGCTGCGGGCGGGCGACGGCCCCCGCGGCGGATACCGGCTCCGCGCCGTGATCCCCGTGGAGGAGATGTGACCGGGACGGCCCCGCCGGTACCCCGCGTGGTGATCGTCGACGACCAGGCCCTGGTGCGCACCGGATTCCGCATGATCCTCACGGCGGACGGCATCGACGTGGTCGCCGACGCGGCCGACGGGGAGCAGGCGGTGGCCGCGGTGCGGCGCACCCGGCCCGACGTCGTTCTGATGGACATCCGGATGCCGGGCACCGACGGGCTGGAGGCGACCCGCCGCATCCTCGCCCACGAGGCGACCCCGCCCCGGATCGTCATCCTCACCACCTACGACCTCGACCGGTACGTGTACGCGGCCCTGAGCGCCGGCGCGAGCGGCTTCCTGCTCAAGGACGTCACCCCGGAACACCTGACGGCGGCGGTCCGTCTGGTCCGCTCCGGGGACGCGCTGCTCGCCCCGACGATCACCCGGCGGCTGGTGGAGCGGTTCGCCACGGCCGGGGAGCGCACGACGCCCCTGCACCGCGACCTCGGCACGCTGACCCCGCGCGAGCTGGAGATCCTCGAAGCCCTGGCCCGCGGCCTCAGCAACGCCGAACTCGCCGCCCGCTTCCGGCTCAGCGAGGCCACGGTCAAGACGCACGTGGCCCGGGTCCTGTCCAAACTCGGCCTGCGTGACCGCGCCCAGGCGGTGATCGCGGCGTACGAGACCGGCCTGATCACCCCGGGTACCCGCTGAGGACCCGTAGACCTACGGTGTGCCCGGAAGCCGCACCGTGACGAGGAGACCGCCGGCGGGGCGGGGGACCAGGTCGAGGGTTCCGTCGTGGGCGCGGACGACGCTCTGCACGATGGCCAGGCCGAGGCCGACGCCGGCGTGCTCGTCGGTGCGTACGCGGTCCGCTGCCCGCCGGAAGGGTTCGGTCAGGGTCGGTACCAGTTCCGGGGGGAGCCGAGGGCCCGTGTTCTCCACCCGCAGCACGCTCGTGGCGCCGTGCGCCTCGGTGTGGACCGTCACGGTGCCCCCGGCGGGCAGGTTGTGGACGACGGCGTTCTGGACGAGGTTCGTCACCATCCGCAGCAGCAGCTCCGCCGAACCTTCGGTCCGGGCCGCCCCGCCGGTGACGTCGAGCGTGATCCCGCGTCGCTCGGCGAGGGGAAGCAGCGTCTCGGCGGCCTCCTCGGCGAGGAGGGAGAGGTCGATGCCTTCCCGGGTGAAACCACCCCGGTCGCCGCGGCCGAGCAGCAGGAGGGCCTCGGTGAGGTCGATCGCCCGCGTGTTGACCACGTACAGGCGCTCGATGAGCTCTCCCCGGTCCCGTGTCGGGTCCTCGCGGGCGACGTCGAGGAGCGTCCGTGAGATCGCCAGCGGGGTGCGCAGTTCGTGGGACGCGTTCGCGGCGAACCGTCGCTGCTCCGCGACGTGGGACTCCAGCTGTTCGAGCATCGCGTCGAACGCGTCGGAGAGCTCCCGGAATTCGTCCTGACGGCCGGGCATCCGGATCCGGTGGGACAGCGACCCGTCCCCGGCCTGCCGCGCCGCGTCCCTGATCCGGGTGAGCGGTGCGAGCATCCGGCCGGCGAGGATCCATCCCCCGACGAGGCCGAACACGAGCAGGAAGGCCATCGCCACGGCCGCGGCCGGGGCGAAGGTGTGCACCAGGAGGTAGCGGTTGGGCGAGACCCCGAGCAGGCCCTGGGAGTTGTCGGGTACGTAGCGCAGCAGGAACACCCACACCACGGCCAGCAGCAGGGCGCCGGCGAGGGCGAGGAACCCGACGTAGCTGAGGGTGAGCTTCAGTCGGGCGCTGACCCCGGGTCGTCTATCCACGCGTACGGCCGGGGGCGGTGGGGCCCGTACCGGCGTCGATGCGGTAGCCGACGCCGGGCACCGTGGCGATGACCCATGGTTCGCCGAGCCGTTTGCGCAGTGCGGAGACGGTGATGCGCACGGCGTTGGTGAGGGGGTCGGCGTTCTCGTCCCAGGCCCGCTCCAGCAGCTCCTCGGCGCTGACGACCCCGCCCTCGGCGCCGACGAGGACGTCCAGCACGGCGAACTGTTTGCGGGTGAGCGCGACATGGCGCCCGTCGCGGAAGACCTCCCGGCGGAAGGGGTCGAGCCGCAGTCCCGCGATCTCGCGGACCGGGGGCCGGGCGTGCCCGCGCCTGCGGTCGAGCGCCCTCAGTCGCAGGACGAGCTCGCGCAGCTCGAACGGTTTGGTGAGGTAGTCGTCCGCGCCGAGCCCGAACCCGGAGGCCTTGTCGTCGATCCGGTCGGCCGCGGTGAGCATGAGGATCGGGATGCCGCTGCCGGAGGCCACGATGCGCCGGGCGACCTCGTCGCCCGAGGGGGCGGGGATGTCGCGGTCGAGGACCGCGAGGTCGTAGGAGTGGACGCTGAGCAGTTCCAGGGCGGAGGCGCCGTCGCCGGCGATGTCGGCGGCGATCGCCTCCAGTCGTAGGCCGTCGCGGACGGCCTCGGCCAGGTAGGGCTCGTCCTCGACGATCAGTACGCGCATGTCCGAAGCTTAAGCAGCGCACCATATCGTCGACGTATGCGACGGTGTGCGACCGCCGATCACGCGACCCGGCCCGCCGCCGCGGGCGCCGGGGTGGGGCGCGGCAGATCGGACGGCGTCCCCGTCGTGCCGCGCCGGTCGCGCCACCAGCTACGCGACGCGAGTGCCGCCAGCACGGCGCCGGTGGCGTTGACCAGGACGTCGTCCACGGAGGAGACCCGGTCCAGCCGTAGCACGTACTGGGCGGTCTCGATCAGGATCGAGCAGCCCGCCCCGAGCGCCAGGATCCGCGGCAGCGACGTCACCGCCGCGAACCGCACCGGGGCGAAGAAGCCCAGCGCCGCCAGGACCAGCAGGTTGCCGACGATCCCGAGCGGCCCCATCGTGACCAGGTCCCGCAGCGGTACCAGGCTCACCCGGGCGGGGACCATGCCGGCCCCACCGCCCGGCATCATGGTCATCCACACGAACGGCACCGTGCCGTGGACCATGCCCACCTCGGCGAGCGACAGGCGCCACGCCGACGCGACGCCGGCGGCGCGTCGACGGCACGCCAGGGCCCACGCCACCAGCAGGGCCACCGGCAGCGTGGCCAAGGTCATGAGCACCACACCGTTGAACGTGTCGTAGCAGCCGTGCCACCGGCCGGCCGCGCACATCGGGGCGGACATCATGAGCGGCCGCCACAGGACGTAGGCGGCGCCCGTCAGGGCGATGACCGCCAGGACCAGGAGCACGATCGCGCGCGTGCGACGGGGTGGCGGCGGTGCCGGCAGGGATGCGTCATGGTTCATGCCGACATTCCACGCGGAGGGCGGTTGCGGGGGCGTATCCGATTTTCGATACGCCCGCGATACACGCGATACACGCGATACCGCTGACTACCCGAGCCACGCGAGCCACCCGCGATCCACACATGTCGCGGTCCGCCGCCGGCCGCGACGGGACGGGACGGCCGTCAGGGCATCTCCCGGGTGCGGGTCCAGGCCAGGAGCTCCTCGGCCGGCCAGGTGTTGATGACACGCCCGGTCGGAACCTCGCACTCCACCGCCCTCTCGCAGCCGACGATCTGCCAGTCGAGCTGGCCGGGGGCGTGCGCGTCCGTGTCGATCGCGAAGAAGGTGCCGGCCGCCACGGCGAGCCGCAGCAACCGCCGGGGCGGGTCCAGCCGCTCGGGTCGGCTGTTGATCTCCACGGCGGTACCGCTCCGCGCGCAGGCCGCGAAGACGGCTTCCGCGTCGAACTGCGACTCCGGCCGGGTCCGGCCGGTGACCAGCCGCCCCGTGCAGTGGCCCAGGACGTCCATCAGCGGGTTCCGTACGGCCGCCAGCAGCCGCCGGGTCATCGCGGGGGAGTCCATCCGCAGCTTCGAGTGCACCGAGCCGACGACCAGGTCGAGCTGGTCCAGCAGCTCCGGTTCCTGGTCCAGGGACCCGTCGTCGAGGATGTCGCACTCGATTCCGGTGAGCAGCCGGAAGGGCGCCCAGGTGTCGTTGAGCTCGGCCACCACCCGCAGCTGCTCGCGCAGCCGCTCCGGGGAGAGTCCCCGCGCGACGGTCAGGCGCGGCGAGTGGTCGGTCAGTACGGCCCATTCATGGCCCAGGGCGGCCGCCGCCCGTCCCATCGCCTCGATCGGACTGCCGCCGTCGGACCAGTCGGAGTGCACATGGCAGTCCCCGCGGAGCGCCGCCCGGAGCGCGGTCGCGGCGGGTGTGGCCGGCGGCCCCTCGGGGAGCGCGGCGATCTCGTCCTCCAGCGTCTGCAGATAGGCCGGGACGGCTCCGCCGAGTGCCTCCCGGACGACCTGGGCCGTCTTGGGGCCGATGCCCTTCACGGCCTCCAGGGAACCGGCCGCGACCCGCTCGGCCACCTCGCTCTCGCCCATCCGGGTGAGGGCGGCCGCAGCGGACCGGAAGGCCCGTACCCGGTACGTGGGCGCCTGCGCACGCTCCAGCAGAAAGGCGATCCGGTCCAGCGCCGCAACCGGGTCCATCGCGCACCTCCTGCCCGCCGCCCCGCCTCCCGCTCCCGCCCCCGGTCTTCCGGACCCAGTGTCCGGTGCGGGCGGCGGCTACGCCTCTCCGGCCTCCCGGGGCACGGCGGCGTCGAGGGCGGCGGTGAGACGGTTCAGGCGGGCCTGGAGATCGAGGACCTCGGTGAGCTCGAAGCCGGTCGCGGC comes from Streptomyces virginiae and encodes:
- a CDS encoding response regulator, which produces MTGTAPPVPRVVIVDDQALVRTGFRMILTADGIDVVADAADGEQAVAAVRRTRPDVVLMDIRMPGTDGLEATRRILAHEATPPRIVILTTYDLDRYVYAALSAGASGFLLKDVTPEHLTAAVRLVRSGDALLAPTITRRLVERFATAGERTTPLHRDLGTLTPRELEILEALARGLSNAELAARFRLSEATVKTHVARVLSKLGLRDRAQAVIAAYETGLITPGTR
- a CDS encoding sensor histidine kinase; the encoded protein is MDRRPGVSARLKLTLSYVGFLALAGALLLAVVWVFLLRYVPDNSQGLLGVSPNRYLLVHTFAPAAAVAMAFLLVFGLVGGWILAGRMLAPLTRIRDAARQAGDGSLSHRIRMPGRQDEFRELSDAFDAMLEQLESHVAEQRRFAANASHELRTPLAISRTLLDVAREDPTRDRGELIERLYVVNTRAIDLTEALLLLGRGDRGGFTREGIDLSLLAEEAAETLLPLAERRGITLDVTGGAARTEGSAELLLRMVTNLVQNAVVHNLPAGGTVTVHTEAHGATSVLRVENTGPRLPPELVPTLTEPFRRAADRVRTDEHAGVGLGLAIVQSVVRAHDGTLDLVPRPAGGLLVTVRLPGTP
- a CDS encoding response regulator transcription factor; the encoded protein is MRVLIVEDEPYLAEAVRDGLRLEAIAADIAGDGASALELLSVHSYDLAVLDRDIPAPSGDEVARRIVASGSGIPILMLTAADRIDDKASGFGLGADDYLTKPFELRELVLRLRALDRRRGHARPPVREIAGLRLDPFRREVFRDGRHVALTRKQFAVLDVLVGAEGGVVSAEELLERAWDENADPLTNAVRITVSALRKRLGEPWVIATVPGVGYRIDAGTGPTAPGRTRG
- a CDS encoding VanZ family protein; the encoded protein is MNHDASLPAPPPPRRTRAIVLLVLAVIALTGAAYVLWRPLMMSAPMCAAGRWHGCYDTFNGVVLMTLATLPVALLVAWALACRRRAAGVASAWRLSLAEVGMVHGTVPFVWMTMMPGGGAGMVPARVSLVPLRDLVTMGPLGIVGNLLVLAALGFFAPVRFAAVTSLPRILALGAGCSILIETAQYVLRLDRVSSVDDVLVNATGAVLAALASRSWWRDRRGTTGTPSDLPRPTPAPAAAGRVA
- a CDS encoding PHP domain-containing protein, with translation MDPVAALDRIAFLLERAQAPTYRVRAFRSAAAALTRMGESEVAERVAAGSLEAVKGIGPKTAQVVREALGGAVPAYLQTLEDEIAALPEGPPATPAATALRAALRGDCHVHSDWSDGGSPIEAMGRAAAALGHEWAVLTDHSPRLTVARGLSPERLREQLRVVAELNDTWAPFRLLTGIECDILDDGSLDQEPELLDQLDLVVGSVHSKLRMDSPAMTRRLLAAVRNPLMDVLGHCTGRLVTGRTRPESQFDAEAVFAACARSGTAVEINSRPERLDPPRRLLRLAVAAGTFFAIDTDAHAPGQLDWQIVGCERAVECEVPTGRVINTWPAEELLAWTRTREMP